The genomic region GTCTGCTCTGTTGAGAATTTCTTTTGCCAAGAATGAAATCTTTCAGCATTGCAGTAATGGTTACCTTTTCCAAGCAGTTGAAATAGTCACTTTCTGCAATTGATTGAATTAAGCATTTACTGCAGCCCCAATTTATATTTGCTGTGGTAGGTTTTAGTTTTATTATGGAATTCGATGTTGCAGAAAGAGTTAATACTGGTATTTTTAATGGCAGTAATGAATTCTATTTCAGGAGGGTAGGGTGATGACTCAACAGTAATAGAGTGAATGACCCATCTGCCTTGAAATGACTGACAAAACCATGTGTGACAATAAAAATTTAAGACTAGTCTATTACTCAGACAAATTCTTTCCCTTAATTTGTTCAAATTAGTATTCCCCAAATGTTACTTTTTTCACTTTGTGCCATGTCCTTTGAAGATACGGTTAACAGTTCCTACTTTATGAAGTATTTCTCACTAAAATAATGTTCAACAGTTCTAGAGTTCTTCTTTCCAGTCATTTTGGTTCTGGTagcagtttttcttctgttgaaaGCAGTACTGTAATGTACTTCCACAGTATAATTTATAGTGTATTAaattctataaaatatttttatattgtaatTATTGCTTAGGGGTTATTCGATGAATAGCTTGTTAAATCTCAAATTTACAGGTTAGTGAAGGGGGAAGGAATGGGTGGTGGGATacttttagctttttttaaaaaaaattatttttacaatgGCATGTAAAGACACATTTGCTTTGGTTTGACACTGTTCCCAGCATTTGTTGTGTCATATGTCAGTTCTGCTTGTCAGGATTAAGTAGGCTTTTCTCTGATTAGTCTTTAGCACACAAAATAGACTGGTGAACACTGgtacagaaaatacagattaGGCATTGTCTGAACATCTGTGGAttgttattttctctcttctcttttttttttttttttttttttacataaaccAGGTGTTAGAACCTCAGAATGTTGATCCTTCTATGGTTCAGATGACCTTTCTAGATGATGTTGTTCACTCTTTGTTGAAAGGTGAAAACATTGGCATCACTTCACGCCGACGGTCTCGTTCCAACCAGAACAGCAACACAGTTCACGTAGATACATTTATCTTTTTACCTAAGTATTTTCATATATtgcaaatgttaaaaatatatgtttaaagACACTAATTAACATTGCATTTAAGTCAAttaataacaaattatttttagggTCATTATACACGTGCACAAGCAAATAGTCCCAGACCAGCAATGAACTCCCAAGCTGCAGCACCAAGACAGAATTCTCACCAGCACCAGCAACAGAGGAATACTCGGCCAAATAAGAGAAAAGGCTCTGATAGCAGCATGCCTGATGAAGAGAAGATGAAAGATGAAAGATATGATTATATAGGTCGAGGAGGTAAAAGTGGTTAATGGAAAGGGTGGGAGAGCTTCCTAAAACTGTATTAGACTGAAAATCTGATAGCTGTGTTTTTATCTTTtgcagaaaaccccaaaaccaaaaataaacactttgttagtaaaagaagaaaacctgaagaagatgaaaaaaaactAAATGTGAAGAGACTGCGGACAGACAACATCTCAGATTATTCTGAGAGCAGTGACTCGGAGATTTCAAATAAAAGATTAACAGATTCATCCTCGGAGCAGAATTCAGAAAATGAGTTAAAAAGCAAGAACTCTTCAAAGAtaaatggagaagaaggaaaatcccaaaccacTGAGGGAGTAGAACAAACACTAACAGATAGACAGTCTCCATGGGATGAGGTGCAGCAGGATAAAAACCATGAAGAGACAGAAAGACTGAAGTCATCGGTCTTGGATCATCAGGAAAAATCTTCACTCCATGCAGCGGAGCAGCCAACAATTTATGAGCAGAATGCCAAGGATCCACCTGTTCAAGAGTGTAATGCAGAAAAACATCATACTGTGGAGTTAAAAAATGAGCAGTTTTTACCCAGGCCTCCTACTCCTAAGTGTGCTGTTGATGTTACTAATAAAAACAACTCTGAAAAGGAGAACCAGGATAATGCTGCAAGTACCTTTGGTTTGCAAACAGTTCAGAAAATAGAATCTCACGGCAGTGATTTAAAGCAGCAATTTGCAAATGCAAATTTCCTCGAAGCAAGAAAACAGGAAGCCGATCAAAGTTGGGTTAGCAGTGTTGGTAAAACGGATTTGATGCAACCTGGGGTTGTAAAAACAGTACCAGTAAATGAACACTTAAATTCTGAAAAAGTGCAGTATGGCTCATTTATGTCTTCGTTAAACGTAGCTTCTCTAGCAGAAGAGAGTAAACTGCGTAAACAAAGTCCAGTCCCCGATTCTGTGAAGTCAAAATCTAGTGCTTCAGTTGATCATCCTAAAACAAAGTCACCTGATGTTAAGCCTAAATTCACCCAATCTTCTGATACTGTGAAGTCGAAGGTTAGTTCCCAAAACAGCCATGCTACTGGATTAACAAGGTCAGCCAATAAAACTGATCATGATTTGCCTAGGTCTAGTTTTCATCCGGTTCCAGCTAGAGTTAGTGCTCTAGAAGCTACTAAGAGTCCTCTTATCATTGACAAGAATGAACATTTCACAGTATACAGGGACCCCACTCTGATTGGACAAGAAACAGGAACTAATCACATTTCACCTTACTTGCATCAGCATAATTATCCTCTGCATTCCTCATCCCACCGAACCTGTTTAAATCCAAACGCACATCATCCTGCATTAACTGGTTCATCCCATCTGCTCGCTGGGTCTTCAGCTCAGGCTCCCTTGTCCGCTATTAACCCTCACCCCCTTAGCAGCGCATCCCACCATTCTGTTCATCACCCTCATCTACTTCCCGCAGTGTTGCCCGGAGtgcctgctgcctccctgctgggTGCCCACCCGCGACTAGAGACTGCTCATGCTAGCAGCTTAAGCCATTTGGCATTagcacaccagcagcagcaacagatgTTACAACACCAGTCTCCACATCTTCTCGGACAAGCTCACCCTTCTGCTTCCTATAATCAGCTAGGGCTTTATCCAATTATTTGGCAGTATCCAAATGGAACACATGCTTACTCAGGACTCGGTCTGCCCTCCTCCAAATGGGTCCACCCAGAAACTCCTGTTAACACGGAGGCTTCCTTGAGAAGGGTAAGTTGAGATCCTTTCTTGATGACGTATTTAGCTGGGCCTGGTGTCTCCCGGCAGTGATTTCCTAGGTACAGATGTGGTCGTTTGTGTCACACTGAGTAATGTTGTGATGGTGGGGTTTTTCAGTAGGCAGAGAAGTAGGACTGGAACTACAGCAGTAACCACTGTCTCATGGTGGATGTGTGTAGGGCGTTTTTCCAGACCTTGATTTCCTAAGAATTCTAAAGAAAGATgaaatgtttgattttaatttatgaCTAAGGGTGAGGTCAGCCAGCATGTTTGCGAACTCAGGTTCACAGGGTAAATATTTGCTGCCTGAAACTGTGTACCATTGTGTAAGTGAAATATTAGGAGAGGTGAGACAGTTGTCTTCATAGTGAAATTTCATGCATGCTCACTGGTGAAAGACTAAGGAAGGAGTACTAAATCCAGTGGGAAGTTCTGGAGAGAAATACTCCTGCATTTCTAAATGTTTCAAGCACACTGTACACCCATTTCTCTTGTCTTTACACCTATCTGTGTACCCTTTCTTGGAGTGttattttctccccttctttttcttgttgaCACACATCTCTGCCTTCCCATCTGCTTTCCACTCCTCTGTATTCAAGTCAGGGTGATTCCTCTCTCTGTCTGCTGAGTGTAACCACTGCAGTCTCAGAAGAAgtggtttgtgtttttcagtCTAGTGCCCAGTGTGGTGGTGGGGTTTGGCAGGCAGACGTGGCAATTACAGGAAAGGTTTTCTTAGCTCCTGAAGGCTTGGGATATGGCATGCTCACTGCAGGCACCTCAGAGGAATAGTGTAAGATGAAGCATGTGTAGTGCAGACAGAAACTTTGGAGAGCTTTACTGCCAGCTTCAATTAAACCACCATCGAGCATGTGCATACTGATCTTTAGAGGCTTTCAACTTGGCCTAATTTGGGCAGATTTTCACAGGGACCACAAAAGGCATGTCACTGACAGTGGTCCTTCTGCCAAATTGTAAGCCTTTGTGTCAAAGCTTGGCCTTCTGAATGgttagaaagatttttttttcttttctttttttttcatcatggGGAAAGCTGTTCCTCCCCAGGttcattcttaaaaaaaaagccaaaccattGTGGCTAAGTGTTTCCCAAAACAGTCAGTTTGAGTTGACCTTGTAATATGAAGTGAGTTTGATGTAAAATGTGATAAAATCAAAATGTAGCAGTGAAGAAAAGCCTAAGAGGAAAAGATAGGTAGATTTATCTTTTCGTGTTGCTGCCTGCTCCACCCTATACAGAAGTCCATTTTAAAAGAACTTATGATAGACGTTGTTTTCACTTTGACTGCCTGAAGAATGCAGCCCTGCATACTGAAGCACGTAGCTTTTTAATTATGTTGATATGTGGCAATTGTCTTGTGGTGACTTGTCTTCTGGCTCTTGCGCTGGAGGCCTTTTTTAAATAGATCTTAGAAACCCAGAATGGGCGTTTCCAAGGTCGGTTTGCATGGATGCCACAATCACAGAAAGGGATCTGTCTTTGAGCTgtaagagcagcagcagcagcagccacccttGGCTCAGGGCTGAGCCATGTCTCTGAGCTGAAGGAAGCGTGCCCCAATCCCacctttccctgctgtccttggggggctgtggcagctcccaTGTTTGGGCTGGGCAGTAGATGGTGCAGGTGGAGTCAGGAAGCTGTTTGAGCAATGCTTGGTGCTCAGGCAGATGTTCCCCAGCTCCTCTAGGGAGAAGGTGACGGGCCTTCTTTGCATAATACTTTAATGCAGCTTACAGGCTGCTCGTGGGAACTCCCCACAGCGTGGGAACTCCTGGCCGAGGAAACGTGCGCACTAAAACTGTCAGCACAAACCCAAGTGGCTgctttaaatattcaaaaacacagaaatcagaACTTCAAAGTTGTAGCACCTGCAGATCtatgctgtgctgtgtgcatgTGTCATGAGAGCTCTTGGCtccctttctgctgcagcagttcCCAACTGGAGTTGCCAAGTCAGAGGAGAAGGATAGGGATGGACTGGTGAGGagtgtggggaggggaaggaggtgggGATGGACAAGCACCGCGAGGCTTTGGGGTGTGCACAAAAGGTCACTCTTGTCCCCAGTCCCGTCTTGGCTTGTCCCCAGCACTTGAGCCCCACTTAACAGGtgtcctgcttttcctctctgctgtgtgtgcttCTCATAAGCCGGTCTCCTAATagaggggggagagagagagggcaAGAGGAGAAAGgaccaggagcagctctctTTCTGCATGGTGTTACACAAGTTTCAATAAAGATCAGAAAATAGAAACTTAACAAAGAAGTAGATTAAAACGTAGTTTCATAGGTTAAGATTTACCACTGTGTCTGAGCAAGGAGGCCTCCCTTTGGAGTGTTTAGGTATACAGCATAAAATTGGGCTGTGTGTTTGCCGTGCTGCACAGTATGGGGAGTGTGTACATTTATGGTTTTAATAGCGTGATGATGATGATCAAGCCAAATAAAAATGCCTGACTAAATAAAGCAGATTAATTAGGATTATCATACTTAATCATTTGGTTGGGACAGGAGAGAAACAATCCAGGAAAGAGATACTTACATCCCTTTTATTGAGATTTATCATAAGGCTGGAGATAAAATTGCTTCTAGAAATATCAAGCCAtagttgtatttttaaagaaatacttcaTGCAATTCTTTGAAGAGGCAATGGTCTTTTTACTAGTGAATATAAGTGTTGTCAGATTGTCATTGGTTTGTTAATTTTGATGAGCTTGAGATGCTGTTCTGGAATTAACTGCCCATCCTGAGTACTTGGAAATTAAATGGTTCTGAGAATGCTTGTGAAATGTGTAAAGTGCTTTGTATGCTGATAGTCTAGAGGAAGTACAATCATATTTTATTTCGTTGGTCAGAAAAGTGACTTGaaatgttaaattttatttactgtcTATGATTTGGTACTGAAATATATTACTTTACTTTGATCATTGGTAGGACTTGGTAGAGTTACCCTTGTGGTCCCATGATTATTTTGAAATcggatttaattttttgttttggttggtgtCAACAGAATACTCCCAGCCCCTGGTTACACCAGCCCACCCCAGTGACCTCAGCTGACAGCCTTGGTTTACGGAGTCACATTCCTGTGCGACCATCCAGCGCAGATCCCCTCCGGCCTCTCAAGCTGACCACGCATTCCAGCCCGCCTTTGTCCAAAGGCATTGCAGAGCATCGCAAAGAGTGAGTGTGCCATTGATCTCTCTGTGTGAGGGTGCATTTCTGCAAGTGATGTTGCATTTTAGCTTCCTTTTAGTTTATTCGTAGATGTGGGGGACACAGGCTTGTCACTGTGTTGCCTTGTTGACTTGGGGTGGTACTTGAGTTTGTGACTCATTTGAAGACTACTGAAAATTGTACTTAATATAGAGGAAAGTTTATTTTGTGTTAATAGATAATTTGGTTCAGGGCATGAGAAGAAAGGTCTTCCGTCTAGCACATGGTACTACATTCAGGCTAACCTGTGTTTGCTTAACCTTTCTTCAAACAGAGAACTGGAGAGGAAAGCTTTTGCTGAACCTTTGCGTTCTGTCACCACTGTGCCAGTGAAgagtgagctggagcagagcagaacgCAGACAGCGAAGGAGAGCCATATGCACAGACATTATGCAGATCCAATGTTGAACCagctgccaaggccaccacagGAGACTGGGGAGCGACTGAGCAAATACAAAGAAGAACACAGGCGGATACTCCAAGAAAGTATTGAAGTTGCTCCTTTTACGGCTAAAATAAAGGCActggagggagagagagagaactaCTCCAGGGTAACATCCTTATCTTCAAGTCCCAAAAGCCATTCAGCAAAGTATGACAAAGATGCTGAACGCTCTGTGTCAGAACTGTACAAAATGAAGCATTCAGTTCCACAGAATTTGCCACAGAGTAACTATTTCACTACCTTGTCTAACAGTGTAGTAAATGAACCACCAAGATCGTACCCATCAAAGGAAGCTTCAGGTGTATATGTTGATAAGCAAACTAATTGTCCTTCAACAGCAGCTAGTGCCCAGGCTCTCCCCTCCtacatttcttccctttcaaaaCCGCCGCCTTTAATTAAGCACCAACCGGAAAGTGAAGGCTCTGCAAGCAAGATACCCGAGCAGCTTTCACAGTCAGTGCAGTCTCACTCGGTAAATTCTTTCAGAAGTGACAGCAGGAGCCCTACTCAGTTGTCAGTCTCATCTACAAATACACTCCGGAGTATGCCTGCCTTGCATAGGGCCCCTGTGTTTCACCCTCCTGTGCACCAGAacctggagaagaaggagagCAGCTACAGCAGCCTTTCACCTCCAACTCTAACCCCTGTTCAACCCGTTAATGCTGGTGGTGGCAAAATACAGGAGTTGCAGAAACCGCCAACTTTAGTACCTGAGCCCAAGGAAGCCCAAACTGTTTACAAGGGCACTTCTGAGCAGAATTTATCAGAAATGTGGAAGTCTAATAATGCcccaaataatgaaaaagtgGATTGGCACACCGAAAGAATGAGTGGAAAGTCGCAGTCCGCTACAGCATCTGTTATTGTGCGTCCCCCTTCTAGCACAAAATATGAGAATGTACCAGTAATGCAGTCTGCTTCCAAAGATCGAGTCAGTGAGAGATCCTCAGCTGTGACAAATCCAGCAGATTGCCTGAAAACAGCGGAAGCCAGGGAGACTGGAAGAGTCATACTGCCAAATATGAACTCAGACAGCGCTCGCACACACTATGAAAAGAAATTTGCAGCTGTCTCACAGGGCAGCATTCCTCGTGCTGTCACTCCTACCGCGACTATCATCTGCAGCACCAAGACGGATGTCACTGCATCGGCAGCAGTGACCACCAGCGTGTCGAGCCGggtcagctctgcagtgacGGACTCGGTGTCGAAGCGCTGTGTCCTGCGCGCCGCTGGAGAGCGCGGCCCTGAGGGCGGCCGGCCAGGGCCAGGCGCAGCCCCAGGAGTGCAAGGTCAGCACTGCAGCTCCGGTTACATCCGCTGCTGGCAGcgctgctcagcccagctcgGCGTTCTCCACCTCTACCGACTTTGTCCATTTGAAAAAGCACAAGGCAGCGTTGGCCGCAGCTCAGTTTAAAAGTAGCAACGCCACTGAGGCTGAGTCCAACTCTGTGAAAAATCAGACATTTTCAACCTCTCTCTCCCCAGACAGTGCTATCGTCTGTAATACAATAAACAAAGCGAACTCTGTAGGCAGTGGGCAGACTTCCCAGACGAGTCAGCCAAACTACCACACTAAACTGAAAAAGGCTTGGCTAACAAGGCATTCAGAGGAAGATAAAAACACTAATAAAAAAGATAATTCAGGGAACAGtgtttcagaaattattaaGCCGTGTAGTGTCAATTTAATAGCTTCTACATCAAATGATTTGCAAAATAACATAGATAGCAAAATTTTGGCAGATAAGTTTGCAAAGGAAGATAAGCAcccaaggagaaaaggaaaacgAACGTACGAGTCTGGCTCTGAAAGTGGTGACTCTGATGAAAGCGAGAGCAAGTCAGAGCAAAGGACTAAACGGCAGCCCAAGCCAActtacaaaaagaaacaaaatgatttgcagaaaaaaaagggtgatACCGAGGAAGAAGTGAAACCAAATGGTGTTCTTAGCAGGAGCgccaaagaaaaaagcaagctgAAGTTACAGAGCGGCAGTAACAGCAGTGAGTATATTAATCTGATTTGGAAGACACAGAAGTGTGTGAAGTCCAACACTCTTAATCCTGGAGGGTTTGTCATGCACCATAGCTGGGAAAAGAGCTAAAAACATGCCTGTGTAAATGAGTAGGTCCTTATTTATCTGTCTTGAGGCCATTTGAAATATCCTGGTGTAAGAAGTAGACTGTTTTGTATATCTGTGTTAACAAACTGGTTCTTGGCCTAAAAATGAGCAGTAAACCATCTCCTTCATGCTGTCCATCAGAATTGAGCAGACTGGTGCATATAGTTATGACACTTGTATTGTGCTCTATACATATatacagatatagatatatagatatatatatatatatatgttgaggtttttttattttaagatctaatgcatttatttttagatcACTGCTGGAGGGAAAGATTCTCTGTTGTTGAACTCTAATTCATCCTTTGATCAGAAAGCCAGAGGCAGTTCCTTGAGAGCCTGGTGCCACTCTGTTATGATTTGGTTAATATAATGAAAGGTTTATGGGAGAATAATTTCACACTCCTAACTAGCATGTGTAGTACATGGTGTTAACATCTCTCTTgtttaaggaataaaaaatttaGGGAAATacaaatttccatttaaatgtaATACTGTAGCATATAGCAGATTGTAACTAGATTAATCTGAAAAGAGAAACTGGTCTGCCAACataaaggattttatttaaaaacttgccttatttttatcccaatttATTCTTCTCCAAGGATTCTTCTTTGTCTTTGGTCTGGTTAAGTATTAGAGAGTCTACCCTTAAATTACTTCTTCTAAGACTTTTTAAGTACAGGTAGCAAGGAAATGAGCAATACTGCCTGTAATTACAT from Camarhynchus parvulus chromosome 6, STF_HiC, whole genome shotgun sequence harbors:
- the JMJD1C gene encoding LOW QUALITY PROTEIN: probable JmjC domain-containing histone demethylation protein 2C (The sequence of the model RefSeq protein was modified relative to this genomic sequence to represent the inferred CDS: inserted 2 bases in 1 codon); this translates as MAVETRPELVGKRFLCLGGEEPPESGRWRAGVIRAVSQRDSHSPDLAVYVEFDDLEWEKREWVKVYEDFAAFLVEYQLVWAKRKDPSQTQGSKIKQIQWPALTFKPLVGKSVYNSITAVEFLVDKQLDFITEDSAFQPYQDDVDSLNPVLRDNPQLHEEVKAWVKEQKVQEIFMQGPYSLNGYRVRVYRQDSATQWFTGIITHHDLFTRTMVVMNDQVLEPQNVDPSMVQMTFLDDVVHSLLKGENIGITSRRRSRSNQNSNTVHGHYTRAQANSPRPAMNSQAAAPRQNSHQHQQQRNTRPNKRKGSDSSMPDEEKMKDERYDYIGRGENPKTKNKHFVSKRRKPEEDEKKLNVKRLRTDNISDYSESSDSEISNKRLTDSSSEQNSENELKSKNSSKINGEEGKSQTTEGVEQTLTDRQSPWDEVQQDKNHEETERLKSSVLDHQEKSSLHAAEQPTIYEQNAKDPPVQECNAEKHHTVELKNEQFLPRPPTPKCAVDVTNKNNSEKENQDNAASTFGLQTVQKIESHGSDLKQQFANANFLEARKQEADQSWVSSVGKTDLMQPGVVKTVPVNEHLNSEKVQYGSFMSSLNVASLAEESKLRKQSPVPDSVKSKSSASVDHPKTKSPDVKPKFTQSSDTVKSKVSSQNSHATGLTRSANKTDHDLPRSSFHPVPARVSALEATKSPLIIDKNEHFTVYRDPTLIGQETGTNHISPYLHQHNYPLHSSSHRTCLNPNAHHPALTGSSHLLAGSSAQAPLSAINPHPLSSASHHSVHHPHLLPAVLPGVPAASLLGAHPRLETAHASSLSHLALAHQQQQQMLQHQSPHLLGQAHPSASYNQLGLYPIIWQYPNGTHAYSGLGLPSSKWVHPETPVNTEASLRRNTPSPWLHQPTPVTSADSLGLRSHIPVRPSSADPLRPLKLTTHSSPPLSKGIAEHRKEELERKAFAEPLRSVTTVPVKSELEQSRTQTAKESHMHRHYADPMLNQLPRPPQETGERLSKYKEEHRRILQESIEVAPFTAKIKALEGERENYSRVTSLSSSPKSHSAKYDKDAERSVSELYKMKHSVPQNLPQSNYFTTLSNSVVNEPPRSYPSKEASGVYVDKQTNCPSTAASAQALPSYISSLSKPPPLIKHQPESEGSASKIPEQLSQSVQSHSVNSFRSDSRSPTQLSVSSTNTLRSMPALHRAPVFHPPVHQNLEKKESSYSSLSPPTLTPVQPVNAGGGKIQELQKPPTLVPEPKEAQTVYKGTSEQNLSEMWKSNNAPNNEKVDWHTERMSGKSQSATASVIVRPPSSTKYENVPVMQSASKDRVSERSSAVTNPADCLKTAEARETGRVILPNMNSDSARTHYEKKFAAVSQGSIPRAVTPTATIICSTKTDVTASAAVTTSVSSRVSSAVTDSVSKRCVLRAAGEXAALRAAGQGQAQPQECKVSTAAPVTSAAGSAAQPSSAFSTSTDFVHLKKHKAALAAAQFKSSNATEAESNSVKNQTFSTSLSPDSAIVCNTINKANSVGSGQTSQTSQPNYHTKLKKAWLTRHSEEDKNTNKKDNSGNSVSEIIKPCSVNLIASTSNDLQNNIDSKILADKFAKEDKHPRRKGKRTYESGSESGDSDESESKSEQRTKRQPKPTYKKKQNDLQKKKGDTEEEVKPNGVLSRSAKEKSKLKLQSGSNSTGIPRSVLKDWRKVKKLKQTGESFLQDDSCSEIGPNLQKCRECRLIRSKKGEEPTHSPVFCRFYYFRRLSFSKNGVVRIDGFSSPDQYDDEALSLWTHENYEDDELDLETSKYILDIIGDKFCQLVTSEKTAMSWVKKDAKIAWKRAVRGVREMCDACEATLFNIHWVCQKCGFVVCLDCYKAKERKSSRDKELYAWMKCVKGQPHDHKHLMPTQIIPGSVLTDLLDAMHNIREKFEIKSHCQCTTKQNTQAGKLPAMNGVSQVLQNVLNHSNKISLCMPESQQQNTPQKSETNGNTSPRSDVSTDSKLTPPESQSPLHWLADLAEQKAREEKKENKECPSGKHSKEGKDQDNLESPNCKSSPPSSQNNEQGSTLRDLLTTTAGKLRLGSTDAGIAFAPVYSTGTASGKSGRTMPNILDDIIASVVENKIPPNRAPKINVKSEIKEEPKDDKKSIQDDCSKRYSDIQYSWICDKHVLWLRDHKNTNNWKLFKECWKHGRPVLVSGMHKKMNFSLWKAESISLDFGNQQADILNCKDSIISNTNVKEFWDGFEDVSKRQKVKNGETALLKLKDWPSGEDFKTMMPARYEDLLKSLPLPEYCSPEGKLNLASHLPGFFVRPDLGPRLCSAYGVAATKDHDIGTTNLHIEVSDVVNILVYVGIAKGNGVLSKSGVLKKLEEEDLDDLLRKRLKDSSELPGALWHIYAGKDADKIREFLQKIAKEQGLEVLPEHDPIRDQSWYVNKKLRQRLFEEYGVKTCTVIQFLGDAIILPAGALHQVQNFHSCVQVTEDFVSPEHLVQSFHLTQELRLSKEEINYDDKLQVKNILYHAVKEMVRALKIHEGEMEDMDEN